A genomic stretch from Rhodobacterales bacterium HKCCA1288 includes:
- a CDS encoding ABC transporter permease: MERMPKWADIFLVPVISIFLALIVSGLVVTAIGENPFHAMAVMVQGAVGSAYGWGYTLFYATNFIFTGLAVAVAFHARLFNIGGEGQATLGGLGVAVICLSVAWPHWSIALLAATLSAAAFGAVWALIPAWLQAKRGSHVVITTIMFNFIAAALLVYLLVNVFRVPGSMAPETARFAEAVHLPNASQFAGFLGFRPSTPLNVTFFVALLAAFAVWVLIWRTRLGYEIRAFGHSERAAIYAGISPVRIIIVTMLISGALAGLMAINSVMGEAERLVISSVQGAGFVGIAVALMGRSHPIGVCLAALLFGALYQGGSELEFVIPAISREMIVVIQALVILFTGALDTMVRLPLEAFFARTRTRQAGDM; this comes from the coding sequence ATGGAACGCATGCCAAAATGGGCCGATATTTTTCTGGTTCCTGTCATCAGCATTTTTTTGGCGCTGATTGTTTCAGGGCTTGTGGTCACGGCAATCGGCGAAAACCCGTTTCACGCGATGGCGGTGATGGTGCAAGGCGCGGTGGGCTCCGCCTATGGGTGGGGGTATACCCTGTTCTACGCCACCAATTTCATCTTCACGGGGCTTGCGGTGGCGGTGGCCTTTCATGCGCGCCTGTTCAATATCGGCGGTGAAGGTCAGGCCACATTGGGCGGGCTTGGGGTGGCGGTGATATGCCTCTCTGTCGCTTGGCCCCATTGGAGTATCGCATTGCTCGCTGCAACCTTATCCGCCGCCGCCTTTGGCGCGGTTTGGGCGCTTATCCCTGCATGGTTGCAGGCCAAACGCGGCAGTCATGTGGTGATCACCACAATCATGTTTAACTTCATCGCGGCCGCTTTGTTGGTTTACCTCTTGGTCAATGTGTTCCGCGTGCCTGGATCCATGGCACCAGAAACCGCGCGCTTTGCTGAGGCTGTGCATTTGCCAAATGCCTCGCAATTCGCAGGTTTTTTAGGCTTTCGCCCCTCAACCCCGTTGAATGTGACCTTCTTTGTCGCACTCTTGGCCGCTTTTGCGGTGTGGGTTCTGATTTGGCGCACGCGACTTGGCTATGAGATCCGCGCCTTTGGTCATTCGGAACGGGCCGCGATTTACGCAGGGATTTCGCCTGTGCGGATTATCATCGTCACTATGCTGATCTCGGGCGCGCTTGCAGGGCTCATGGCGATTAACTCGGTTATGGGCGAGGCTGAAAGACTGGTTATCAGCAGCGTGCAAGGCGCGGGCTTTGTGGGGATTGCCGTGGCCCTCATGGGGCGCTCTCACCCGATTGGTGTCTGTTTGGCGGCCTTACTTTTTGGCGCACTCTATCAAGGAGGATCGGAATTAGAATTCGTCATCCCCGCAATCAGCCGTGAAATGATCGTGGTCATCCAAGCCTTGGTCATCTTGTTCACGGGGGCCTTGGACACGATGGTGCGTCTTCCCCTTGAGGCATTTTTTGCGCGCACGCGCACCCGTCAAGCGGGGGATATGTGA
- a CDS encoding ABC transporter ATP-binding protein, which translates to MTSAPAIELRGISKSFGPVQANKDISLTVARGTIHGIVGENGAGKSTLMSILYGFYRADQGEIFINGRAVEITDSQAAIAAGIGMVHQHFKLVENFTVLENIILGAEEGGLLHGSIAKARKALADLSETYGLKVDGDAVIEDLSVGHLQRVEILKQLYREADILILDEPTGVLTPAEADQLFRILGRLREEGKTIILITHKLREIMEITDTVSVMRRGEMTATVKTADTTPEGLAELMVGRKVLLRVEKEPARPKDIVLEVQNLSFVDASGVARLKDINLELRAGEILGIAGVAGNGQSELLEILGGMRHASAGAALYKSAPLPLSGATANGRARRQMGIAHIPEDRQTAGLIMPFMAWENIAFGYHERAAYQAGAILMDNAAIQKDCAEKMAQFDIRPPDIMLPARNFSGGNQQKIVVAREMAHTPDLLLIGQPTRGVDIGAIEFIHRQIIALRDQGCAILLVSVELDEIMGLADRVAVMFDGQIMGERDAAKTDEAELGLLMAGLTKGAA; encoded by the coding sequence ATGACCTCCGCACCCGCCATTGAATTGAGAGGGATTTCAAAATCCTTCGGGCCTGTGCAGGCCAACAAAGATATTTCTTTGACAGTTGCGCGCGGCACGATCCACGGGATTGTGGGGGAAAATGGCGCGGGCAAATCCACGCTGATGTCCATTCTTTATGGGTTCTACCGCGCGGATCAGGGTGAGATTTTCATCAATGGACGCGCGGTCGAGATCACCGACAGCCAAGCCGCCATCGCGGCGGGTATTGGGATGGTGCACCAACATTTCAAATTGGTTGAGAATTTCACAGTTCTGGAAAACATCATCCTTGGCGCAGAGGAAGGCGGGCTCTTGCACGGCTCGATTGCCAAAGCCCGCAAAGCACTGGCGGATCTTTCCGAGACATATGGGCTCAAGGTTGATGGCGATGCGGTGATTGAGGATTTATCGGTCGGCCATTTGCAGCGGGTCGAAATTCTCAAACAGCTGTATCGCGAAGCGGATATTTTGATTTTGGACGAGCCCACAGGGGTGTTGACCCCTGCAGAGGCAGACCAACTGTTTCGGATTTTGGGCCGCCTTCGCGAAGAAGGGAAAACCATCATCCTGATCACCCATAAATTGCGCGAGATCATGGAGATTACGGATACTGTCAGCGTGATGCGCCGTGGCGAGATGACCGCCACTGTCAAAACCGCAGACACCACGCCTGAGGGTTTGGCCGAACTGATGGTAGGGCGCAAAGTTCTACTGCGGGTCGAAAAAGAACCCGCGCGCCCCAAGGACATCGTGCTAGAGGTGCAAAACCTGTCTTTCGTGGATGCAAGCGGCGTGGCGCGCCTGAAGGATATCAACCTAGAACTGCGCGCAGGTGAAATTCTGGGGATCGCGGGTGTGGCAGGCAATGGCCAATCCGAGCTTTTGGAGATTCTGGGCGGTATGCGCCATGCAAGCGCAGGCGCAGCCCTCTATAAATCCGCACCTCTGCCCCTATCTGGCGCCACTGCAAATGGCCGCGCTCGGCGGCAAATGGGTATTGCCCATATCCCCGAAGATCGCCAAACCGCAGGGCTGATTATGCCCTTTATGGCATGGGAAAATATTGCCTTTGGCTATCATGAACGCGCGGCCTATCAGGCGGGTGCAATCTTGATGGACAATGCCGCAATCCAAAAAGATTGCGCCGAGAAAATGGCGCAATTCGATATTCGTCCACCTGACATTATGTTGCCTGCGCGCAATTTCTCGGGCGGCAATCAACAAAAAATCGTGGTCGCGCGCGAGATGGCCCATACGCCCGATCTACTGCTGATTGGGCAGCCGACCCGCGGTGTCGATATTGGGGCGATTGAATTCATCCATCGTCAGATCATTGCCTTGCGTGATCAGGGCTGTGCCATTCTTTTGGTTTCGGTCGAATTGGACGAGATCATGGGGCTTGCCGATCGGGTCGCGGTGATGTTTGACGGCCAAATCATGGGCGAGCGCGATGCCGCCAAAACCGATGAGGCGGAACTGGGCCTGTTGATGGCAGGCCTCACAAAGGGGGCCGCGTGA
- a CDS encoding BMP family ABC transporter substrate-binding protein, whose product MTKSSRALKSLMGAAAGLALGATGAFADPALIFDLGGKFDRSFNEAAFGGAEAWASETGGSYQEIELQNDAQREQALRRFAENGSNPIVMAGFAWGSVLEVLAPEYPDTKFVIIDGVVDAPNVQSVIFREHEGSYLVGMLAAMASESGTVGFIGGMDIPLISRFACGYAQGAVAANADVTVLSNMTGTTPDAWNDPVRGGELTRGQIDRGADVIYAAAGGTGVGVLQTATDAGVYSIGVDSNQNHLHPGSVLTSMLKRVDVAVYNAFSAGENVQPGLVVLGLAEDGVGYALDENNAALITPEMQAAVDAAREAIIAGEIAVHNYTDDGSCPVQMQ is encoded by the coding sequence ATGACAAAATCCTCACGCGCATTGAAATCTTTGATGGGCGCTGCAGCGGGCCTCGCTTTGGGCGCGACTGGTGCCTTTGCTGATCCAGCGCTGATTTTCGATCTCGGCGGCAAGTTTGACCGCTCCTTCAACGAAGCTGCATTTGGTGGTGCCGAAGCATGGGCCAGCGAAACAGGCGGCAGCTACCAAGAAATCGAATTGCAAAATGACGCACAGCGCGAACAAGCCCTGCGCCGCTTTGCGGAAAACGGCTCCAACCCAATCGTGATGGCAGGCTTCGCATGGGGTTCCGTGTTAGAAGTTCTCGCCCCAGAATACCCTGACACAAAATTCGTCATCATCGATGGCGTTGTCGATGCCCCAAATGTGCAATCAGTCATTTTCCGCGAGCATGAAGGCAGCTATTTGGTTGGCATGTTGGCGGCCATGGCCTCGGAAAGCGGCACTGTTGGCTTTATCGGTGGCATGGACATTCCTTTGATCTCTCGTTTTGCCTGTGGCTATGCCCAAGGTGCCGTGGCTGCCAACGCAGATGTGACGGTGCTGTCCAATATGACCGGCACCACGCCTGACGCGTGGAACGATCCTGTGCGTGGTGGTGAATTGACCCGTGGTCAGATTGACCGTGGTGCTGATGTGATCTACGCAGCCGCCGGCGGCACAGGTGTGGGCGTATTGCAAACCGCAACCGATGCTGGCGTTTACTCTATCGGTGTGGACAGCAACCAAAACCACCTGCACCCTGGTTCGGTTCTGACCTCGATGCTTAAGCGCGTTGACGTTGCCGTTTATAACGCATTCAGCGCAGGCGAAAACGTTCAGCCAGGTTTGGTTGTGTTGGGCTTGGCCGAAGATGGCGTAGGCTATGCGTTGGACGAAAATAACGCGGCTCTGATCACCCCTGAAATGCAGGCCGCTGTTGATGCCGCGCGTGAGGCGATCATCGCGGGTGAAATTGCGGTTCACAACTACACCGATGACGGCAGCTGCCCCGTGCAGATGCAATAA
- the rimI gene encoding ribosomal protein S18-alanine N-acetyltransferase gives MTRTATQMAALHARAFSRGGAWTRKDFEELLVARNMTICHHDHGFAVLRIVPPEAEILTIAVDPSHQGKGFGRVLLQELMAHAQEARVEDIFLEVDSTNHAARALYASAGFDETGLRKNYYRYKNGAFGDAILLAKTFFY, from the coding sequence GTGACCCGCACCGCCACCCAAATGGCCGCCTTACACGCTCGTGCCTTTAGCAGAGGTGGCGCGTGGACGCGCAAAGATTTTGAAGAGCTACTCGTGGCGCGCAACATGACCATCTGCCATCACGACCACGGCTTTGCCGTTTTGCGGATCGTGCCACCTGAGGCAGAAATCCTAACCATCGCGGTTGACCCAAGCCATCAAGGTAAGGGATTTGGGCGCGTTTTGTTGCAGGAATTGATGGCGCATGCGCAAGAGGCGCGCGTAGAAGATATCTTTCTTGAGGTCGACAGCACCAACCATGCCGCGCGCGCCCTCTATGCATCTGCGGGGTTTGATGAGACGGGCCTGCGCAAAAACTATTACCGCTACAAAAACGGTGCATTTGGTGATGCGATCCTCTTGGCAAAGACGTTTTTCTACTGA
- the tsaB gene encoding tRNA (adenosine(37)-N6)-threonylcarbamoyltransferase complex dimerization subunit type 1 TsaB, with protein MLCLGIDTSAAHCAAALVDGGAVLAARFEPMAKGQAERLMPLVDEIFAEAGKTAEDLGAIGVGIGPGNFTGLRISVSAARGLALALARPAIGVSVFEARRYGIKGPLSVIEDARRDEAYLQSFDDQGRADEARLVSLNTLSARELAQQVTGSLGPQIADAYGRTYVAPPVMIATAIAHIAEAKRATDMPFPRPAPLYLRAADAAPARDYGPRLL; from the coding sequence TTGCTTTGCTTAGGGATAGATACATCGGCCGCGCATTGCGCGGCCGCTTTGGTAGACGGGGGCGCAGTCCTTGCTGCGCGGTTTGAACCAATGGCGAAAGGTCAGGCGGAACGCCTGATGCCTTTGGTCGATGAGATTTTCGCAGAAGCAGGCAAAACAGCCGAAGACTTGGGTGCCATTGGTGTCGGCATCGGGCCGGGCAATTTCACAGGCCTTCGCATTTCCGTCTCAGCCGCCCGTGGTCTTGCACTGGCCTTAGCGCGACCTGCGATTGGTGTCTCTGTTTTTGAGGCGCGCCGTTATGGGATCAAGGGCCCGCTCAGCGTGATCGAAGATGCCCGCCGTGATGAGGCCTATCTGCAAAGCTTTGATGATCAGGGCCGCGCAGATGAGGCGCGGCTTGTCAGCTTGAACACGCTCTCTGCTCGTGAACTGGCTCAGCAGGTCACAGGCAGTCTGGGGCCGCAAATTGCCGATGCTTATGGGCGAACCTATGTCGCCCCACCTGTCATGATTGCCACGGCCATCGCCCACATTGCCGAGGCAAAACGCGCGACGGATATGCCGTTTCCGCGCCCTGCGCCGCTTTACTTGCGCGCGGCGGATGCAGCCCCCGCGCGCGACTATGGGCCACGTTTGCTGTGA
- a CDS encoding NifU family protein codes for MFIQTESTPNPATLKFLPGQTVLDMGTADFPSRETADKSPLAARIFAVDGVTAVFFGTDFVTVTKADTIEWDHIKPALLGAIMEHFQSGAPVMGDEGPAAGGHADHSGEDAEIVGQIKELLDTRVRPAVAQDGGDITFHGFDRGVVYLHMQGACAGCPSSTLTLKMGIENLLRHYIPEVVEVRPVTV; via the coding sequence ATGTTTATTCAAACGGAATCCACCCCGAACCCAGCCACGCTGAAGTTTTTGCCAGGGCAAACCGTTCTGGACATGGGCACAGCCGATTTTCCATCGCGCGAGACGGCGGATAAATCGCCACTTGCCGCGCGCATTTTCGCGGTTGATGGCGTGACGGCGGTATTTTTTGGCACCGATTTCGTGACTGTGACCAAGGCCGATACAATCGAATGGGATCATATCAAGCCGGCCCTTCTTGGCGCGATTATGGAGCATTTTCAGTCTGGCGCGCCCGTGATGGGGGATGAGGGGCCCGCCGCAGGGGGCCATGCTGACCACAGCGGCGAGGATGCCGAGATCGTGGGTCAGATCAAAGAATTGCTCGACACCCGTGTGCGCCCTGCTGTGGCGCAAGATGGCGGCGACATTACCTTTCACGGCTTTGATCGTGGGGTGGTGTATCTGCATATGCAAGGGGCCTGCGCGGGCTGCCCCTCATCAACCTTGACCCTGAAAATGGGTATTGAAAATCTGTTGCGCCATTACATCCCCGAAGTGGTGGAAGTGCGCCCTGTCACGGTCTAA
- a CDS encoding universal stress protein — translation MRKFLVVLDDTRECLNAMRFAAMRAANTKGAVEILSIIPPEEFQHWIGIGDLMRAEARERIEAHFEVFAKWMRDRQGIDPSLAIREGEPVQEILAHIHDDPNIGVLVLGAGSGKGGPGPLVTQLTKQAGSLPAPITIVPGELTKEQLEQIT, via the coding sequence ATGCGCAAGTTTCTGGTGGTTCTAGACGACACGCGTGAATGTCTTAACGCGATGCGCTTTGCCGCGATGCGGGCAGCCAACACCAAGGGTGCGGTTGAAATCCTCTCCATCATCCCACCTGAGGAATTCCAACACTGGATCGGCATTGGCGATTTGATGCGCGCCGAAGCGCGGGAACGGATCGAGGCACATTTCGAAGTGTTTGCAAAATGGATGCGCGACCGACAGGGGATTGATCCCAGTCTCGCCATCCGTGAGGGGGAACCTGTCCAAGAAATTCTCGCCCATATTCACGATGATCCCAATATTGGTGTGTTGGTTCTTGGGGCAGGATCGGGCAAGGGTGGGCCTGGCCCATTGGTCACGCAATTGACGAAACAGGCCGGCAGTTTGCCCGCGCCGATCACAATTGTTCCAGGTGAGTTGACCAAAGAACAGCTTGAGCAGATCACCTGA
- a CDS encoding branched-chain amino acid aminotransferase, with protein sequence MATGSNIKTYFNGAWHDGDIPVIRAADHGAWLGSNVFDGARYVDGLAPDLMAHCARVNRSAEALMITPSHSPKAMFEIIWEGLARYPADAAVYIRPMYWALDGGELGILPKAGATGFAISLEEIPMPDPKKTVRLTTTSFRRPVLADNVVNAKAGCLYPNNARMLLEAKTKGFDNALVADAMGNVAETATANVFMVRDGVVYTPIPNGTFLAGITRARHIKNMRENGITVVETVLSFDDFRRADEVFLTGNLQKITPVSAFDEITYEIGPISLKARDLYWDWARSEATS encoded by the coding sequence ATGGCAACTGGCAGCAATATAAAAACCTATTTCAACGGCGCGTGGCATGATGGGGATATCCCTGTCATCCGCGCCGCTGATCATGGCGCTTGGCTTGGCTCGAATGTGTTTGACGGCGCGCGCTATGTGGACGGGCTTGCGCCAGACTTGATGGCGCATTGCGCAAGGGTCAACAGATCTGCCGAGGCGTTGATGATCACGCCAAGCCATAGCCCGAAGGCCATGTTTGAAATCATTTGGGAAGGATTGGCGCGCTATCCCGCGGATGCCGCCGTATATATTCGCCCCATGTATTGGGCGCTTGATGGGGGCGAATTGGGGATATTGCCAAAGGCGGGCGCAACAGGATTTGCGATCAGCCTTGAAGAAATCCCAATGCCCGACCCCAAGAAAACCGTGCGCCTGACCACCACATCCTTCCGCCGCCCCGTCTTGGCGGATAATGTGGTTAACGCAAAAGCAGGCTGCCTATACCCCAACAATGCGCGGATGCTTCTTGAGGCGAAAACCAAGGGTTTTGACAACGCACTTGTGGCCGATGCGATGGGGAATGTTGCGGAAACCGCCACCGCAAACGTCTTTATGGTGCGCGATGGCGTGGTCTATACGCCAATTCCAAATGGCACATTTTTGGCAGGCATAACACGGGCGCGCCATATCAAAAACATGCGCGAAAATGGCATCACGGTGGTTGAAACCGTGCTCAGTTTTGATGATTTCCGCCGCGCCGATGAGGTGTTTTTGACGGGTAACTTGCAAAAAATCACCCCTGTCAGCGCCTTTGACGAGATCACCTATGAGATCGGACCCATCAGCTTGAAAGCGCGCGATCTCTATTGGGATTGGGCACGCAGCGAGGCGACCTCGTAA
- a CDS encoding VOC family protein, protein MTYTAPDSLAIGHVHLKVTDLERSIAFYRDVLGLELKQRYGRQAAFLSAGGYHHHIGLNTWESAGAGPAPRRAAGLYHVAFLYPDRKSLGRALANVVAKGVQLEGAADHGVSEALYLSDPDGNGIELYRDRAPADWPRDASGALEMVNAPLDLEALLAEA, encoded by the coding sequence ATGACATATACTGCACCTGACAGCTTGGCCATTGGCCATGTCCATCTGAAAGTCACCGATCTTGAGCGCTCTATCGCATTTTATCGCGATGTCTTGGGGTTAGAGCTTAAACAACGCTATGGCCGCCAAGCGGCATTTCTATCGGCCGGGGGGTATCACCACCATATTGGCCTTAACACGTGGGAATCCGCGGGGGCTGGCCCCGCACCGCGGCGGGCGGCTGGTCTTTACCACGTGGCTTTTCTCTATCCTGACCGCAAAAGCCTTGGCCGTGCCCTAGCGAATGTGGTTGCCAAAGGTGTGCAGCTTGAAGGGGCAGCGGATCATGGCGTGTCTGAGGCGCTTTATCTTTCTGACCCCGATGGCAATGGGATTGAACTCTACCGCGACCGCGCGCCTGCTGATTGGCCCCGCGATGCATCAGGCGCATTGGAGATGGTCAACGCCCCGCTTGATCTAGAGGCGCTCTTGGCGGAGGCTTGA
- the trpS gene encoding tryptophan--tRNA ligase codes for MAETKFTPRVFSGIQPSGGLTLGNYLGAMKRFVDMQEAGGFQTIYCMVDMHAITVWQNPSDLTKNTRELCAGFIAAGIDPEKSILFNQSQVPEHAQLGWLFNCVARMGWMGRMTQWKDKAGKNAENASLGLFAYPALMAADILVYHATHVPVGEDQKQHLELTRDIAAKFNHDFGVDFFPIAEPVIEGAATRVMSLKDGTKKMSKSDPADASRINMTDDADAISKKIRKAKTDPDPLPDVLAELAARPEARNLVNIYAALAEIDPQAVLDQHQGALFGHFKMALSDLAVEKLAPISAEMARLMQDQAEIDRILGRGAERAREIAAPILAQAYDIVGMVRS; via the coding sequence ATGGCTGAGACAAAATTCACACCACGCGTCTTTTCCGGCATCCAACCTTCGGGCGGGCTGACCCTTGGGAATTACTTGGGCGCGATGAAGCGTTTTGTAGATATGCAAGAGGCAGGCGGATTTCAGACCATCTATTGCATGGTGGACATGCACGCGATTACCGTTTGGCAGAACCCAAGTGACCTTACGAAAAACACCCGCGAGCTTTGTGCGGGCTTCATTGCCGCAGGGATTGATCCAGAAAAATCCATCCTCTTCAATCAAAGCCAAGTGCCTGAACATGCGCAGCTTGGGTGGTTGTTTAATTGCGTGGCTCGCATGGGATGGATGGGCCGCATGACCCAATGGAAGGACAAAGCGGGCAAAAACGCCGAAAACGCCTCGCTTGGGTTATTCGCATATCCCGCGCTGATGGCCGCCGATATTTTGGTCTATCACGCCACCCATGTGCCAGTCGGCGAAGATCAAAAACAACATTTGGAACTGACCCGCGATATTGCGGCCAAGTTCAACCATGATTTTGGGGTCGACTTCTTCCCGATCGCTGAGCCCGTGATTGAAGGGGCGGCAACACGGGTTATGAGCCTAAAAGACGGCACTAAGAAGATGTCGAAATCCGACCCCGCAGATGCAAGTCGGATCAATATGACCGATGATGCGGATGCGATTTCCAAGAAAATCCGCAAGGCGAAGACGGACCCTGATCCGCTGCCGGATGTATTGGCCGAACTGGCGGCGCGGCCCGAGGCCCGCAATCTGGTCAATATCTATGCCGCTTTGGCAGAAATTGATCCGCAGGCCGTTTTGGATCAGCATCAAGGCGCGCTCTTTGGTCATTTCAAAATGGCGCTGTCTGATTTGGCTGTGGAAAAACTTGCCCCAATCTCGGCAGAAATGGCGCGCCTGATGCAGGATCAGGCCGAAATTGATCGCATTCTCGGTCGCGGTGCAGAACGTGCGCGCGAAATTGCAGCGCCGATTTTGGCGCAGGCCTATGACATTGTCGGGATGGTGCGCAGCTAG
- a CDS encoding rhomboid family intramembrane serine protease: MDQENNSLFNDLHPVVLGLAVVIFGLEVMFQLATAGLLGGSGGIGWRMAAVRDYGVFHEIAAWMFANNSYPAHDLMRLVTYPLIHGGFIHAVFVSVFILAIGKMVSQVFSGLSILVLFFAGSIIGALAFVGLLNSTYPLIGGYPGVYALIGAFTFILWANMGRTGDNPMRAFSLIAMLLGIQILFAFLQGDWGSVVSDLSGFVTGFALSFVLIPGGLALLLQRLRKR, translated from the coding sequence ATGGATCAAGAGAATAATAGCCTGTTCAACGACCTTCACCCAGTCGTTCTTGGTTTGGCTGTGGTGATCTTCGGCCTTGAGGTGATGTTTCAGCTGGCCACTGCTGGGCTTTTGGGCGGGTCAGGCGGGATTGGGTGGCGCATGGCCGCGGTGCGGGATTATGGCGTGTTCCACGAAATTGCCGCTTGGATGTTTGCCAATAACAGCTATCCCGCACATGATCTGATGCGTCTTGTGACCTATCCGCTGATCCATGGCGGTTTTATTCATGCCGTGTTCGTGAGCGTGTTCATATTGGCCATTGGCAAAATGGTGTCACAGGTTTTCTCAGGGCTGTCGATCTTGGTTCTGTTCTTTGCGGGTTCCATCATCGGGGCTTTGGCCTTTGTGGGCTTGTTAAACAGCACCTACCCCCTGATCGGCGGGTATCCGGGTGTCTATGCTCTGATCGGTGCCTTCACCTTCATCCTCTGGGCCAATATGGGTCGGACAGGCGACAATCCGATGCGTGCTTTTTCCCTGATTGCAATGCTTTTGGGCATTCAAATCTTATTCGCTTTTTTGCAAGGCGATTGGGGCAGCGTGGTCTCTGATCTTTCAGGATTTGTGACAGGATTTGCTCTGTCTTTTGTATTGATCCCAGGGGGGTTGGCCTTGCTTTTGCAACGCCTTCGCAAACGCTAA
- a CDS encoding RNA polymerase factor sigma-32: MALDMGGEKALSRRAMKAELLDAETELRLAYAWRDHRDEEALHRLVTAYMRLAISMAAKFKRYGAPMNDLIQEAGLGLMKAADKFDPDRGVRFSTYAVWWIKASIQDYVMRNWSMVRTGSTSSQKSLFFNMRRVQTRIEREAMAAGQNLDKHQLLQMIATEVGVPLHDVEMMEGRLAGSDYSLNATQSVEDEGREWIDTLEDDSEQAADLVEHARDRAQLREWLLNALSSLNERERFIVRERKLRDEPRTLESLGEELGLSKERVRQLEAAAFAKMRKSLEAQSHEVTAFLAG; encoded by the coding sequence ATGGCTTTGGACATGGGTGGAGAAAAAGCGCTTTCGCGCCGTGCGATGAAAGCGGAACTGTTAGACGCAGAGACGGAATTGCGGCTGGCCTATGCTTGGCGCGATCATCGAGATGAGGAAGCCTTGCACCGTCTGGTGACGGCCTATATGCGCCTTGCGATTTCCATGGCCGCGAAATTCAAGCGCTACGGCGCGCCGATGAATGACCTGATCCAAGAGGCGGGTCTGGGCTTGATGAAGGCGGCAGATAAATTTGACCCTGATCGTGGCGTGCGGTTTTCAACCTATGCCGTGTGGTGGATCAAGGCATCTATCCAAGATTACGTGATGCGCAATTGGTCGATGGTGCGCACGGGGTCTACCTCCAGCCAAAAATCACTTTTCTTCAATATGCGCCGCGTGCAGACGCGCATCGAACGCGAGGCAATGGCCGCAGGCCAAAACCTCGACAAGCATCAATTGTTGCAGATGATCGCCACAGAGGTCGGCGTGCCGCTGCATGATGTTGAGATGATGGAAGGTCGCCTTGCAGGGTCTGATTATTCTTTGAACGCCACGCAATCTGTTGAGGATGAGGGGCGCGAATGGATCGACACGCTTGAGGATGACAGCGAACAGGCTGCCGATTTGGTTGAGCACGCCCGCGACCGCGCGCAACTGCGCGAATGGTTGTTGAATGCCTTGTCATCATTAAACGAGCGCGAGCGGTTCATTGTGCGCGAACGCAAATTGCGGGATGAACCGCGCACATTGGAATCCTTGGGCGAAGAACTGGGCCTGTCCAAGGAACGTGTGCGCCAACTTGAGGCTGCCGCATTTGCCAAGATGCGCAAATCCCTTGAGGCGCAATCGCATGAGGTGACAGCATTTCTCGCGGGTTGA
- the cobU gene encoding bifunctional adenosylcobinamide kinase/adenosylcobinamide-phosphate guanylyltransferase produces MTGLAGLTLVFGGAASGKSRFGEDLVLNTGLSPVYLATAQAHDAEMEAKIAKHKSARAAAQWRTVEVPTDIPAALTQLHKSEAVLIDCATLWLANLGMTKRDWRAEWAALARAIANCPAPVVIISNELGMGVVPDHPLSRAFRQDQGELNQAIAAAADLVVMVAAGLPLVLKGQLPKGQG; encoded by the coding sequence TTGACGGGTTTGGCGGGTTTGACATTGGTTTTTGGCGGTGCGGCGTCTGGCAAGTCGCGCTTTGGCGAGGATTTGGTGCTGAATACGGGGCTGTCGCCCGTTTATCTCGCGACAGCACAGGCCCACGATGCCGAGATGGAAGCCAAAATCGCCAAGCATAAATCCGCGCGTGCGGCGGCCCAGTGGCGCACAGTCGAAGTGCCGACCGATATTCCTGCGGCTCTGACACAACTGCACAAAAGCGAGGCCGTGTTGATTGATTGCGCCACGCTGTGGTTGGCCAATTTGGGTATGACTAAACGGGACTGGCGGGCTGAATGGGCGGCGCTGGCCCGCGCCATAGCTAATTGCCCGGCCCCTGTTGTCATTATTTCGAACGAGCTTGGAATGGGCGTTGTGCCAGATCATCCCCTCTCGCGGGCCTTTCGTCAGGATCAAGGGGAATTGAACCAAGCCATTGCTGCTGCAGCGGATCTTGTGGTGATGGTGGCCGCAGGTCTGCCTCTCGTCCTCAAAGGGCAATTGCCAAAGGGGCAGGGGTGA